One genomic segment of Gorilla gorilla gorilla isolate KB3781 chromosome 23, NHGRI_mGorGor1-v2.1_pri, whole genome shotgun sequence includes these proteins:
- the HIC2 gene encoding hypermethylated in cancer 2 protein → MVSGPLALRWCAWAGRGDMGPDMELPSHSKQLLLQLNQQRTKGFLCDVIIMVENSIFRAHKNVLAASSIYFKSLVLHDNLINLDTDMVSSTVFQQILDFIYTGKLLPSDQPAEPNFSTLLTAASYLQLPELAALCRRKLKRAGKPFGSGRAGSAGMGRPPRSQRLSTASVIQARYQGLVDGRKGAHAPQELPQAKGSDDELFLGGSNQDSVQGLGRAVCPAGGEAGLGGCSSSTNGSSGGCEQELGLDLSKKSPPLPPATPGPHLTPDDAAQLSDSQHGSPPAASAPPVANSASYSELGGTPDEPMDLEGAEDNHLSLLEAPGGQPRKSLRHSTRKKEWGKKEPVAGSPFERREAGPKGPCPGEEGEGVGDRVPNGILAGGAGPSGPYGEPPYPCKEEEENGKDASEDSAQSGSEGGSGHASAHYMYRQEGYETVSYGDNLYVCIPCAKGFPSSEQLNAHVETHTEEELFIKEEGAYETGSGGAEEEAEDLSAPSAAYTAEPRPFKCSVCEKTYKDPATLRQHEKTHWLTRPFPCNICGKMFTQRGTMTRHMRSHLGLKPFACDECGMRFTRQYRLTEHMRVHSGEKPYECQLCGGKFTQQRNLISHLRMHTSPS, encoded by the exons ATGGTGTCTGGGCCCTTGGCACTCCG GTGGTGCGCGTGGGCAGGGCGCGGGGACATGGGGCCCGACATGGAGCTGCCCAGCCACTCAAAGCAGCTCCTGCTGCAGCTGAACCAGCAGAGGACCAAGGGCTTCCTGTGTGACGTCATCATCATGGTGGAGAACTCCATCTTCCGGGCCCACAAGAACGTCCTAGCCGCCAGCAGCATCTACTTCAAGTCCCTGGTCCTGCACGACAACCTCATCAACCTGGACACAGACATGGTCAGCTCCACAGTGTTCCAGCAGATCTTGGACTTCATCTACACAGGCAAGCTGCTGCCCAGCGACCAGCCAGCCGAGCCCAACTTCAGCACCCTCCTCACTGCCGCCAGCTACCTCCAGCTGCCCGAGTTGGCAGCCCTCTGCCGCCGCAAACTCAAGCGAGCCGGCAAGCCCTTTGGCTCTGGGAGGGCGGGGTCCGCTGGCATGGGGCGGCCCCCCCGCAGCCAGCGGCTGTCCACAGCCTCTGTCATCCAAGCTCGGTATCAGGGGCTCGTGGATGGGCGCAAGGGGGCCCACGCCCCCCAGGAGCTCCCCCAAGCCAAAGGCTCAGACGATGAACTCTTTCTTGGTGGCTCTAACCAGGATAGCGTGCAAGGTCTGGGCCGGGCCGTCTGCCCAGCTGGCGGGGAGGCGGGTCTGGGGGGCTGCAGCAGCAGCACCAACGGGAGCAGCGGGGGCTGCGAGCAGGAGCTGGGCTTGGACCTGTCCAAGAAAAGCCCACCCTTGCCCCCTGCCACCCCAGGTCCCCACCTCACTCCCGATGACGCAGCCCAGCTGAGCGACAGCCAACATGGCTCGCCCCCTGCGGCCTCTGCCCCTCCCGTTGCCAACAGTGCCTCTTATTCTGAGCTGGGGGGCACCCCTGATGAGCCCATGGATCTGGAGGGGGCCGAGGACAACCACCTGAGCCTGCTGGAGGCACCTGGTGGGCAGCCTCGGAAGAGCCTCCGGCACTCCACTCGGAAGAAGGAGTGGGGCAAGAAGGAGCCTGTGGCTGGCTCCCCCTTTGAGCGGAGAGAAGCGGGGCCCAAGGGTCCCTGCCCGGGAGAGGAGGGTGAGGGGGTCGGGGACAGGGTTCCCAATGGCATCCTGGCTGGTGGGGCTGGCCCTAGCGGGCCCTATGGGGAGCCCCCCTACCCctgcaaggaggaggaggagaacggCAAGGATGCAAGTGAAGACAGTGCGCAGAGCGGGAGCGAGGGGGGCAGCGGCCACGCCAGCGCCCACTACATGTACCGGCAGGAGGGCTACGAGACGGTGTCCTACGGGGACAACTTGTACGTGTGCATCCCCTGCGCCAAGGGCTTCCCCAGCTCTGAGCAGCTCAATGCGCACGTGGAGACTCACACGGAGGAAGAGCTGTTCATCAAGGAAGAGGGGGCCTACGAGACAGGCAGTGGGGGTGCCGAGGAGGAGGCCGAGGACCTGTCAGCACCCAGTGCGGCCTACACGGCTGAGCCCCGGCCCTTCAAGTGTTCGGTCTGTGAGAAGACCTACAAGGACCCAGCCACGCTGCGGCAGCACGAGAAGACACACTGGCTGACACGGCCCTTCCCCTGCAACATCTGTGGCAAAATGTTCACGCAGCGCGGCACCATGACGCGTCACATGCGGAGCCACCTGGGCCTGAAGCCCTTCGCCTGCGATGAGTGTGGCATGCGCTTCACCCGTCAGTACCGCCTCACGGAGCACATGCGTGTGCACTCGGGCGAGAAGCCTTACGAGTGCCAGCTGTGCGGGGGCAAGTTCACCCAGCAGCGCAACCTCATCAGCCACCTGCGCATGCACACTTCCCCCTCCTAG